In Candidatus Persebacteraceae bacterium Df01, the genomic window ACAAAAAACTATTATGCAGCTTGCGCAAAAAATATAACGGAGAACAACAATGAGCAACTCTTTTCGCATTGAAACTGATTCCATGGGACAATTAAAAGTCCCGGCGGACGCACTGTACAAGGCACAAACGCAACGAGCGGTGGAGAATTTTCCCATTAGCGGACGACCATTGCCAGCGGCATTTATTCGGGCACTCGCATTAGTCAAGCGTTGTGCAGCAGAAACTAATATTGAGCTGGGTTTTCTCAATCGCAAAATTGGTGGTGCCATCGGCAAAGCAGCACGAGAAATTGAAAAAGGTGCACATCTGACGCACTTTCCGATTGACGTTTTTCAAACCGGTTCTGGCACTAGCACCAACATGAACATGAACGAAGTATTGGCGACACTGGCGTCACAAAAAAATGACATCGCCGTAAATCCCAATGACCACGTAAACATGGGGCAATCCAGCAACGATGTCATTCCCACCACGATTCACGTGGCGGCCGTATTAGAAACGCGCCAGCAGTTGTTGCCAGCGTTGGCACATTTAGTCGGTGCGATAGAAAAGAAAGCAAAAACCCTTGACAAGCACGTTAAAACGGGACGCACTCACCTCATGGACGCCATGCCGGTGCGCTTGAGTCAAGAATTAGATGGCTGGGCATTACAAATTAAAAAAGCTATCGCGCGAATCAACGATGCCGAAAAACGCCTACTTATGTTAGCGCAAGGAGGCACCGCGGTAGGTACCGGAATTAATACAGAAAAACGTTTTTCCGCCGCCTTTGCCAATCGGTTAAAAAAAATTACTGGTGCGCCATTTACACCCAATGCTTCATTTTTTGAAAGCCTCAGCGCACAAGATGCGGCGGTAGAATTGTCAGGGCAACTTAAAACTGTCGCCGTTAGCATGATGAAAATCGCCAACGATTTACGCTGGATGAACAGCGGACCACTTGCCGGATTGGGAGAAATTGAGTTGTTGGCATTACAACCCGGTAGCAGCATCATGCCAGGCAAGGTTAATCCAGTTATTCCGGAAGCTGCCTGCATGGTTGCTGCTCGCGTTATCGGCAACGACGCTACCATCACGATAGCAGGACAGTCCGGAAATTTTCAACTCAATGTCATGTTACCGCTTATTGCCGACAGCCTACTGGATTCCATTCAATTGCTGTCATCTACCAGCCGCCTACTAGCAGATAAAGCCATTGCTAGCTTCAAAGTACGACCTCAAAACATGGAAGCTCCATTAGAAAAAAATCCTATTTTAGTAACCGCACTTAATCCCGTTATCGGCTATCTTAAAGCGGCAGAAATTGCCAAACGAGCGTATAAAGAGGGGCGCCCAATTTTGGACGTAGCTACAGAAGAAACCGATTTACCGCGTAAGGAATTATTGCGGTTATTAAATCCAGCAAAATTAACAAAAGGCGGTATTAAGGGATAATATTTAGCTAATTTTTGAAAGCGGCTGCTCTGCAAGCGAAAATACGCTAAGCTAAAATTTTCGCTTTTACAAAATTTCCCGCCGCCCTTTACACGCGGCACAATAGCAGAGGGGTTACCGTTTTGTTACGCAAAATATTGATCGGCTATTCCACTATCAAAGCAAAATAAGATAGAGTGCACTGTGCCTCATTCAGCGTCTCCTGCCGGTGAATGCGATATAATTGTTTTTTAATTGTTTATGCAAGAATCTCTCACTTTTGATGACGTTTTATTGGAGCCGCAATACTCCGCGGTTTTGCCGAGAGATGTTTCTACCGCTACACAATTAACCGCCGACTTGCCGCTAGCCTTACCATTACTATCAGCGGCGATGGACTCTGTTACCGAATCCGCTATGGCCATCGCACTCGCTCAATCGGGCGGATTGGGCGTTATTCACAAAAACATGACGCCAGAAAAACAAGCAACGGAAGTAGAAAAAGTTAAACGATATGAAAGCGGCATTGTCACCAAGCCAGTGACCATTGCCCCCACCATGACGGTTGGGGAAGCTCGCAATATCCAACGCACGCGAGGCTTTTCCGGATTACCGGTAGTAAATGACATGGGGATGGCACAAGGGATTATCACCAACCGCGATTTGCGTTTTGAAACTAAATTGCGCCGTCCAGTACGAGAGTTAATGACACCACTAGAACAACTAGTTACTGTACGCCCTGGGTTCAAGATGGAAGCCGCCAAAGCGCTAATGCACAAGCATCGCATTGAGCGAGTAGTTATTGTGGATTCCAAAGGAATATTGCACGGTCTGGTAACTGTTAAAGATATTATTCGCTCCGAAATTTTTCCTCACGCCAGCAAAGACAGCAAAGGACGACTGCGCACGGCGGCAGCAGTCGGTGCCGACGACGTATTGCGCATTGGCATGCTAGCAGATGCGGGGGCAGACGTACTAGTAGTAGATTCTGCACATGGACACAGCAAAGGAGTGCTGGATTGTGTGGCAAAAATCAAGAAAATGCATCTACGCGGAGTATTGCTAATAGCAGGCAATGTTGCCACAGGAGCGGGAGCAAAAAGCTTGGCGGAAGCGGGGGCTGACGCGATTAAAGTTGGTATCGGTCCAGGCTCCATTTGCACTACCCGAATGGTAGCCGGAGTTGGTATGCCACAAATCTCTGCCATTCAGGCAGCAGCAAATGCCTGCGCTCGCCGCAAGACAGCAATCATCGCTGATGGTGGACTGCGCTATTCCGGCGATATCGCCAAAGCCATTGCTGCCGGCGCCGATGCGGTAATGGTAGGTGGCTTACTGGCTGGCGCCACCGAATCACCGGGTGAAACCGAGCTATATCAGGGACGAGTGTACAAGCGTTACCGCGGCATGGGTTCTTTGGCGGCGATGCGCAAAGGCAGCGGTGAACGCTACTTTCAGCAAGACAATGATGCAGCAAAACTTGTACCGGAAGGCGTTGAAGGTCGTGTACCCTACAAAGGTGCAGCAGCAGACATTTTGCACCAACTCATCGGCGGCTTGCGGGCAGCAATGGGCTACGTAGGAGCTCCCACAATCGGTGACTTGAAAAAGCGGCCATTTGTACGAGTTTCTTTTGCGGGTCTACGAGAGTCTCACGTGCATGACGTGCAAATTACCCGCGAAGCACCAAACTATCAAGTTGAAAATTAATTGCCTGTATACGCATCAGCCATTAATCGGTGTTGGCAAAATTAGCGAAATGAAAAACGGCAATTTGCATATAAAGCGATAAATCTCAGAAACATGCAAAAAATTCTAATTCTAGATTACGGCTCACAGTACACCCAGCTTATTGCGCGAAAAATACGGGAATTACAAGCATACTGTGAAATTCACCCACACGATTGGCTGGCGGAAAATATCAATGCCTTTGCCCCCAGCGGCATTATTTTATCTGGCGGCCCTAATTCGGCAATGGCAGCAGGTGCGCCGGCTATTCAACCTGCCGTTTTTTCTGCTGGTGTACCAGTTTTGGGTTTGTGTTACGGCATGCAAGTAATGGCGCTAGCACTAGGTGGCGAAGTAGAAGTTGCCACACATCACGAATACGGTCAAGCCACGGTGCATGCCGACCATACAGCATCACTATTCGCTGGGCTACCTCAAGAACCTCTACCGGTGTTAATGAGTCATGGTGACCGTGTATTGCGTCCACCCGCCGGTTTTACCATTATTGCCAAAAGCGACTCTTCGCCGGTAGCTGCGATGGCTGATGAAACGAGGCGCTTGTATGGTTTGCAATTTCATCCCGAAACAGCACACACACTACACGGGCGCGAAATTTTAGAACGTTTTGTTCGTGGCATTTGCCAAGTAAAGGCAACGTGGACCATGTCTAATTTTGTCACTCGTGAAACCGAAGTTATCCGCCGCCGCGTAGGCGACGAGGGTGTGTTGTTGGGTTTATCAGGTGGAGTGGATTCTGCTGTTGTGGCAGCGTTACTACATCACGCCATTGGCGAACAATTGCATTGTGTGCTGGTAGACCACGGATTAATGCGCGCCGGTGAAGCGGATGAAGTTAAAACTGTTTTTGAAGACCACTTCGGTGTTAATCTAACAATTATTAATGCCGCAGATAAATTTTTTTCCGCTCTGCGCGGCGTAGAAGACCCAGAAGAAAAGCGTCGCCACATTGGTCGTTTGTTTGTGGAAGAATTTGAAGCACAAGCGAGAAAATTCAGTGACACCGTGCGCTGGCTAGCACAAGGCACCATATATCCAGACGTGGTGGAGTCTGCTGGCGATGGAGCCGGGAAAGCAGTCATCAAATCACACCACAATGTCGGCGGGCTACCGGAACGGTTAAATTTAAAATTATTGGAGCCATTACGTAATCTATTCAAAGACGAAGTGCGCCAGCTGGGATTAACATTAAGTTTACCGGAACGATTAGTACAACGGCATCCTTTTCCCGGTCCCGGACTCGCCGTGCGGGTGCTGGGCGAAGTCACACCCGAGCGCGCCGAAATTGCGCGACAAGCTGACGCAGTCTATATGGAGGAATTAGAAACAACAACACTCTATGCAACCGTTTCGCAAGCGTTTGCTGTGTTGCTGCCAGTGCGCTCGGTCGGTGTGATGGGAGACGACAGAACTTATGACAATGTCGTGGCATTGCGGGCGGTTACTACTGATGATTTTATGACTGCCGATTGGGCACGATTGCCAGATGACTTTTTGGCGCGCGTATCATCACGTATTATCAATACTGTTGCCGGCGTTAACCGCGTGGTGTACGATATTTCATCCAAACCACCGGCAACGGTAGAGTGGGAATGACACACAAAAACAATATTAAACTATGCCAATAAGTTCTCATAAACTATTTGTTACCAAGTAGTTTCCAAACTATAACAAAATAAATTATTAATCCTCTCTCTAAATCTGCAAATAAAAGTCTAACTTTTCTCCCGGTTTTTGAAATCAATTTTTAAAAAATTACTCCTCAAATTACAATAGGAGTAAGAAATTGTCAAATGCCCATACCAAGCAATTGCTTCAAAGGCACAGTGGTTTTTTTGATAAAACGACCCTACTCACCAAGGCATCAATGAGTTTAAATCGGACTCGTTATTCTTATCCAATTACACAACTAAATCAGACCCTATTTTTTCAGAATTATTAATATAATTTACTAAAGTGTTTTAAAACAAACAGACACACTATTTTGGACACTATCGAAAAATCGCCTGCTGCACCTATCCTACACCATTACTAATCTAGGTTGAAAATATTAGGTAATAACTAAACTGCTTAGCTTAAACTAGCTTACCCTGATTTTTTTATACGCTCTAGCAAAGTTGGGTCAACTATTACGCCGTCTTTTTCGATGGCTTGGCGGTTATTTTTACGGCGTGAACCTGGTAAGCGTGCACCTGCTTGCTCTTCAATCGCCTGTGTTAGGGCACTAATGCGTTCGACAAATAACTCGCCCGAAAAAGCACTGGTATCAAAAGCTAGAAAACATTGCCCTGTTTTAGGTGGCCCACCTACAGTACCTGAGAATGGTGCAGCATCTCGGCTCAAGAGTGCACCTGCTAAGCAGGATGCCATTATCTCAACAAGTAAACCCACGCCAAAGCCTTTTTGTCCACCTGAGGGTAACATGGAGCCTTTTAAAGCTGCTTTTGCATCGGTGGTTGGGTTACCTTCGCTATCAAGTGCCCAGTTATCTTCAATGGTTTCGTCTTTGGAGGCTCTTAATAAAATCTCGGACTTGGCAATGGTACTGGCGGATTGATCAATCACTAAGGCAGCACCGTTATCTGTATCAGGAACAGCTAAAGCAAATGGGTTTGTACCAATAACGGGGGTTTTACCACCCGTTGGGGCGATAGATGCGGGGGCATGGGTAAAGCATAAACCAACTAACCCTTGCTCTGCAATGCGTTCGGCATGGTGTCCTAAAACACCGCAATTGTATGAGTTGCGAGTGGTTAGAGCAGCAACGCCGTTTTCTTTGGTAGCTGCTATAAATGCATCAAAACCTGCATCAATGGCTGGGTGCGCAAAGCCTGTTTTGGCATCAACACGAATGGATCCTGATTTGACTTTTTCTACAACAGGAACGGCTGTCCCATCAACTTTGCCACACTTTACATGTTCAGCATAGATTGGGACATATAGTAAACCGTGACTGCGGATACCGTCGCGCTCTGCTAATACAGTTGAATCCGCAACGGCTGATGCGTTTTGACTGCTTGCACCTGCTCCTATTAGGGTTTCTGTAGCAAGTTGTCGAACATCTTCTAGGGAAAGTTTAATCATAGTTTTTATGGGTTAGAGGTTAATAAACTGTAAGTCTATAAACTTAATAGAGGTCTGTAAAGTGTAGGGGCTTTATTTTGTGGAGCAGATCAACATTTTTATGTTGTGATTTGTGATGAACTCTTGTTTATCACAAATCAATAATTAGGTGCTTTTTTATGAATGAGCAGCCTGACTTACGATATTGGTAAATATAACCCAAAATTTTAATGAACACTAAAATTCATGTTACATTCAACTCGCACATTATAACGGCACCTGAAAAATGATTAAATCACTTGATATCACATTCAATCTCAAAAAGTTATTAAAGCATGAAAACTGTTGAAATCGATCCGAGGTTAAAGGAAGATACTATCCAATTGGGAATTATAAATGGGCAGGCATTACTCTTAATGAATAATTCACTAGTTCCTTGGTTTATTGTTTTGCCAAATACTAGCGAAACTGAGCTGTATAAATTGTCTGATTCTGAAAGGAGAGTGCTTGAAAAAAACATCAATATATTGTCAGAGTTCATCTTAAACAACTTTTTTGTCGAAAAATTAAATGTGGCATCAATTGGTAATATGGTGAGCCAAATGCACATTCATATTGTAGGTCGGCATAAAAATGATTTGTGTTGGCCAGGGGTTGTTTGGGGGCAAACTGATAGGAAAGCCTATAAAGAATTAGAGTTGACATATATCTTGACTCTAATAGTTCAAAAATTAGGCGATTCATTCACAAGTGGATGACATACGGAAAGATAATCTAACGAAGCACTCCACCTAACATTTTTTCGCTACGCTCAAAATTTGGCGCAGAGTGCGGCGTTATGCCTTCAAAACCAATAACCAGATATCATCACCAAATTTCTTTGGTAAATTCAAGACTGGAAAAGAGATAACTATACCCTTAAACGAATTTTGTCGCTCACCTGATTAAGTATTTTTTCTCTACCATATGGGCGTTATCAATAAAAACAGTTAAAAATATTAACCCTTATCTTGTAAAATGACATTTAAATTAAGTTTGCTTGTAACATCACTAATAGCGATACAATCGGTGCTATGAATAATTTTTAGCCCTTCGGAGACAATATGAAATTATTTGGGCATCCATACTCTGGACATGCTTTGAAAGTTAAATTTTTCTTGGCATGGCTAGAAATTGAACATCAATATGAATGTGTTGACATCTTCTCTGAGAGAAGCACAAGGAGCGATGAGTTTTTAAAAGCCTCAAAATTTTCTGAAGTGCCAACTCTAATAGATGATGGGCAATGCTACATTCAATCCAATGCAATACTTGTTTATTTGTCCGATAAATTTAGACAGTTTAAAAATTCTAATGAAAAACAAAAATGCTTGGAATGGTTAGTTTGGGAAGCAAACAAAATTGGCATGTGCTTGCCTCAATTGAGAGCTAATGAAAAGTTGTCCAAAACATATCCAGAGTTTAGGTTATCACAAGGCGCACATGATTGGTTGAGCATTCGATATAAACACGATGTTGGCGTCCTTGATAAAGAGCTCGCTGATAAATCTTTCATACTCGGCAATAGTATATCTCCAGCCGATTTTTCTTTGTCTGCTTATTTGATGTATTCTGATGAAGTAAGCATTGAAGTTCCTCAAAATGTTGAGCGTTGGTTGGACAGACTGCGAAAGCAAAAAGGATGGCAAAGCCCCTACGAAATGCTGAAAGGCTAACAAGGCACTCCAGAGGACGGCTAACGCCACCGCTGAGTTTGGTCGTTAGATTTCAATCAATAACCCATCAATCAAGGAGAAAATTATGGATTCATATGTTAAATCTAGTTTAATCAAAGATGGAGAAGTTCAATATGAAGGCAAAAGTTGTTATACGTACGAGAATAGACTCCAAATCTCAACATTAATCCGCGTTCAATAATTAGACACTTATTTAATGTACAAAAATCGTATTAAATAATGAATAAAAACAAAGATAAGCAAAAACTGATCACTCTATTTGAGGTTTCTGGTTCTGTACTTGCCATATTCTATGCGTTACTTATAGCGTCAAATACTGGGAATGAGATACTAGGATTTACACTATTGCTTGTGTCGTCCGGCTTATTTGCAGCATGGGCAGTCATAGACA contains:
- a CDS encoding Ldh family oxidoreductase yields the protein MIKLSLEDVRQLATETLIGAGASSQNASAVADSTVLAERDGIRSHGLLYVPIYAEHVKCGKVDGTAVPVVEKVKSGSIRVDAKTGFAHPAIDAGFDAFIAATKENGVAALTTRNSYNCGVLGHHAERIAEQGLVGLCFTHAPASIAPTGGKTPVIGTNPFALAVPDTDNGAALVIDQSASTIAKSEILLRASKDETIEDNWALDSEGNPTTDAKAALKGSMLPSGGQKGFGVGLLVEIMASCLAGALLSRDAAPFSGTVGGPPKTGQCFLAFDTSAFSGELFVERISALTQAIEEQAGARLPGSRRKNNRQAIEKDGVIVDPTLLERIKKSG
- a CDS encoding glutathione S-transferase family protein yields the protein MKLFGHPYSGHALKVKFFLAWLEIEHQYECVDIFSERSTRSDEFLKASKFSEVPTLIDDGQCYIQSNAILVYLSDKFRQFKNSNEKQKCLEWLVWEANKIGMCLPQLRANEKLSKTYPEFRLSQGAHDWLSIRYKHDVGVLDKELADKSFILGNSISPADFSLSAYLMYSDEVSIEVPQNVERWLDRLRKQKGWQSPYEMLKG
- the guaB gene encoding IMP dehydrogenase, which produces MQESLTFDDVLLEPQYSAVLPRDVSTATQLTADLPLALPLLSAAMDSVTESAMAIALAQSGGLGVIHKNMTPEKQATEVEKVKRYESGIVTKPVTIAPTMTVGEARNIQRTRGFSGLPVVNDMGMAQGIITNRDLRFETKLRRPVRELMTPLEQLVTVRPGFKMEAAKALMHKHRIERVVIVDSKGILHGLVTVKDIIRSEIFPHASKDSKGRLRTAAAVGADDVLRIGMLADAGADVLVVDSAHGHSKGVLDCVAKIKKMHLRGVLLIAGNVATGAGAKSLAEAGADAIKVGIGPGSICTTRMVAGVGMPQISAIQAAANACARRKTAIIADGGLRYSGDIAKAIAAGADAVMVGGLLAGATESPGETELYQGRVYKRYRGMGSLAAMRKGSGERYFQQDNDAAKLVPEGVEGRVPYKGAAADILHQLIGGLRAAMGYVGAPTIGDLKKRPFVRVSFAGLRESHVHDVQITREAPNYQVEN
- the guaA gene encoding glutamine-hydrolyzing GMP synthase, with amino-acid sequence MQKILILDYGSQYTQLIARKIRELQAYCEIHPHDWLAENINAFAPSGIILSGGPNSAMAAGAPAIQPAVFSAGVPVLGLCYGMQVMALALGGEVEVATHHEYGQATVHADHTASLFAGLPQEPLPVLMSHGDRVLRPPAGFTIIAKSDSSPVAAMADETRRLYGLQFHPETAHTLHGREILERFVRGICQVKATWTMSNFVTRETEVIRRRVGDEGVLLGLSGGVDSAVVAALLHHAIGEQLHCVLVDHGLMRAGEADEVKTVFEDHFGVNLTIINAADKFFSALRGVEDPEEKRRHIGRLFVEEFEAQARKFSDTVRWLAQGTIYPDVVESAGDGAGKAVIKSHHNVGGLPERLNLKLLEPLRNLFKDEVRQLGLTLSLPERLVQRHPFPGPGLAVRVLGEVTPERAEIARQADAVYMEELETTTLYATVSQAFAVLLPVRSVGVMGDDRTYDNVVALRAVTTDDFMTADWARLPDDFLARVSSRIINTVAGVNRVVYDISSKPPATVEWE
- a CDS encoding HIT family protein, which codes for MKTVEIDPRLKEDTIQLGIINGQALLLMNNSLVPWFIVLPNTSETELYKLSDSERRVLEKNINILSEFILNNFFVEKLNVASIGNMVSQMHIHIVGRHKNDLCWPGVVWGQTDRKAYKELELTYILTLIVQKLGDSFTSG
- a CDS encoding class II fumarate hydratase — protein: MSNSFRIETDSMGQLKVPADALYKAQTQRAVENFPISGRPLPAAFIRALALVKRCAAETNIELGFLNRKIGGAIGKAAREIEKGAHLTHFPIDVFQTGSGTSTNMNMNEVLATLASQKNDIAVNPNDHVNMGQSSNDVIPTTIHVAAVLETRQQLLPALAHLVGAIEKKAKTLDKHVKTGRTHLMDAMPVRLSQELDGWALQIKKAIARINDAEKRLLMLAQGGTAVGTGINTEKRFSAAFANRLKKITGAPFTPNASFFESLSAQDAAVELSGQLKTVAVSMMKIANDLRWMNSGPLAGLGEIELLALQPGSSIMPGKVNPVIPEAACMVAARVIGNDATITIAGQSGNFQLNVMLPLIADSLLDSIQLLSSTSRLLADKAIASFKVRPQNMEAPLEKNPILVTALNPVIGYLKAAEIAKRAYKEGRPILDVATEETDLPRKELLRLLNPAKLTKGGIKG